In Cyprinus carpio isolate SPL01 chromosome A1, ASM1834038v1, whole genome shotgun sequence, the following proteins share a genomic window:
- the LOC109072983 gene encoding uncharacterized protein LOC109072983, protein MATRAAYFSPSETQILMEAYEEVKDIIKKKGNTATVIKQREKAWQSIADRLNALNMNGPKRTWQQVKIKYKNILQNAVKKNTHRQGTGGGSPKADLTPAEDMALELNKGRPVLEGIPGGKETSIGSSQDATRFIQVSGSTVFLLEPPAQAPDDADPGESPSAAATAHDGDDDEEETISVDSRRHEDPDAIQWENQPGNISSQAIRKLYGNHLRCQIELADIDIQYKKKKIENLALESEIKKRTIRKLDLEIKKT, encoded by the exons ATGGCAACTAGAGCCGCGTACTTTTCCCCGTCGGAAACACAAATCCTCATGGAGGCATACGAGGAGGTAAAAGATATAATTAAGAAGAAAGGCAACACCGCCACAGTGATAAAGCAAAGAGAAAAAGCGTGGCAAAGTATTGCAGACCGCCTGAATGC ATTAAACATGAACGGGCCAAAACGGACATGGCAGcaggtcaaaatcaaatacaAGAACATTCTGCAGAATG CAGTGAAAAAGAATACCCACAGACAAGGCACGGGTGGTGGGTCACCAAAGGCTGACCTTACCCCAGCAGAGGACATGGCCTTGGAGCTAAATAAAGGCAGGCCCGTCTTAGAGGGGATCCCTGGGGGGAAAGAGACGAGCATAGGTTCCTCCCAAGATGCCACCCGCTTCATTCAAG TGTCTGGCAGCACTGTGTTCCTGTTAGAGCCACCAGCACAAGCACCAGACGATGCTGATCCA GGTGAAAGCCCCAGTGCAGCAGCAACAGCACATGATGGAGACGATGATGAGGAGGAGACCATCTCTGTGGATTCCAGAAGGCATGAG GACCCAGATGCTATACAGTGGGAAAACCAGCCTGGCAACATA AGCTCACAAGCTATCAGAAAGTTGTATGGCAACCACCTCCGGTGCCAAATAGAACTGGCAGACATAGACATTCAgtacaagaagaaaaagatagaaaATCTTGCACTGGAGTCCGAAATAAAAAAGAGGACAATTAGGAAACTGgaccttgaaataaaaaaaacttga